One Caenibius sp. WL genomic window, ACGCCACAACCGGGAAACAGGAAACGCGATGAGCCAGTATAACACGATCCGCTACGAAACCGATGACGGCCTGCTCCGGCTGACGCTCAACCGCCCGGACAATCTCAACGCCTTCACGGTGGAAATGGCCGATGAACTGGAAGACGCCTATCGCCGGGCCAATGGCGACGATGCCGTGCGGGCGATTGTCGTCACCGGGGAAGGCAAGGCGTTTTGCGCGGGCATGGACCTGTCGACCGGCGGCAATGTCTTCGGGCTCGACGAAAGCCAGGCCCCCACGCTGGCCGACTTGCGGGAAAGGCCGGTGCGCGAAGCGATCGAATGCGGCGTGCGCGATACCGGCGGGCGTGTGGCGCTGGCGATGTACGACTGCCTCAAGCCGATCGTCGGCGCGATCAACGGCGCGGCGGTGGGCATCGGCGCGACGATGACTCTGCCGATGGACTTCCGCCTTGCCTCCGACCGGGCACGGATCGGCTTCGTCTTCGGGCGGTTGGGGATCACCCCGGAAGCCTGCTCCACCTGGTTTCTGCCGCGCATCGTCGGCATGCAGCAGGCGCTCGAATGGCTTTACAAGGCCGATATCTTCGACGCGGCCGAAGCGTTGGACAAGGGGCTGGTCCGTTCGGTCCACGCACCGGAAGATCTGGTCGGTGCGGCCTGCGCTTTCGCCCGTTCGCTGGTGGCGGACCGTTCGCCCGTCAGCATCGGCTTGATCCGCCAGATGATGCTGCACAACCCCGCCCAGCCCCATCCGCGCGCCGCGCATGACGTGGAATCGCTGGCGATGTTCTATTCCAGCATCGGCGATGGGAAAGAAGGAGTGCAGGCCTTTCTGGAAAAGCGCGCATCCGCATTTTCAGGCAAGGCATCCGCCATGCCGCCGTTCTATCCGTGGCGCGAAGACTGAGCCTGATTGGCCGGACACACGGCGGCTAACCATCTCAAAGATAGTTGGAATGCCGCCGATGTTCGGCAACCATGCTCCACACCGCCATGAACAGCGCGGCGATCATCGGGCCGACAATGAAGCCGTTGAGGCCGAAAATGCTGAGCCCCGCCAAAGTGGCGATCAGCACCACGAAATCGGGCATCCGGGTGTCCTTGCCGACAAGGATCGGGCGCAGGAGATTGTCGATCATGCCGATCACGAATATCCCGCAGCCGACCAGTATCAATCCTTCGGCAATCGATCCGGTCACCAGCAGGTAGATCGCCACCGGCACCCAGACGGCCCCCGTACCGACCGCCGGAACCAGCGAGAAGAACCCCATCATGACGCCCCAGAGCAGCGCCCCTTCGATACCCAGCGCCCAGAAGATCGTGCCGCCCAGCGCACCCTGCACCACCGCGACCACCACCGTGCCTTTCATCGTCGCCCGTACGACGACGACGAAATGGCGCAGCAGAGTATCCCGTTCGCCGCTGCGCAGCGGGATCGCGGGGAGGATTTTGCGCCCCAGCGCATCGCCATCGCGCAGCAGGAAAAACGTGAGGTAGAGCATCACACCCAGCGAGGCGATGAACTTGAGCGCCCCCTGCCCGAGGTTGAGCGCCCGCGTGGCCAGCGCCTGCACGCCGCTGGCGATACCCCCACCGAACATGTCTCTGAGCGAATCGAGATCGCTGACATCGGCGGAAGCGATCGCCTGCCGCGCCCAGCCGGGAAGAGAGGCGACGAAACGCTCACCAATCTGGGCCAGATCGATCTGCCCGGATTCGAACATCGCGTAGATCGACAGCATTTCCTGCACCAGCGCCACGCCCAGCAGAATCGCCGGCACGATCACCAGTGCGATAATCAGCAGCAGCGTCAGCGCGGCGGCGAGATTCTTGCGCCCGCCCAGCAGGAATTCCATCCGCCGGTTGAGCGGTTCGAACAGGATGGCCGCGACCAGCGCCCAGAGAATCGCCCCGAAATAGGGGGCGATCAACAGGGCAAAACCGATGGTTACCAGCACGACGAGGACGAGAAAGCCCCCGTCTTCCACCTCAAACTTACGCGGATCGCCTTCGCTCATGCCGGATGCTTCGCATTAAAGCAGCAAAGAATCCATACATCTAATCAGATGCCTGCGGCAAACAGGTGCGAAAATGGTTCGGTCAGCCGCGTCCACGGTAATTGGCCACGCCCTGATCGGGCACCCACAGCCCTTCCGGCGCGGCGCCCGATTGCCAGAACACGTCGATCGGAATCCCCCCGCGCGGATACCAGTAACCGCCGATCCGCAGCCAGCGCGGCTGCATTTCCTCGAACAATCGCTGCCCGATGCCGACTGTCACATCTTCGTGGAATCCGTTGTGATTACGGAAACTTCCCAGGAACAGCTTGAGCGATTTCGATTCCACGATAGTCGCGCCCGGCGCATAATCGATCACCAGATGGGCGAAATCGGGCTGGCCCGTCACCGGGCAGAGCGAAGTGAATTCCGGCGCGGAAAAGCGGATGGTATAGAGCGCACCGGGCCGCGGATTGGGCACATAATCAAGCACCGCTTCCTCCGGCGAGGAAGGCAGGCTACTCTGTTGCCCCAGATGAAGGGGCATGTCGCGCGGTTCGTCGGTGTTCATGGGCCGCAAATGCCCTGATCGGAAGCAATGCACAAGGTGACGAATTGACGCACCGCATTCATCCGCTATTCAGCGCGCCCTGCGCTTGAGCGCACAAAGGTGGCAGGTCATGGTTTCTAAGGCGACACGCATTGTACTGGCGACAGCGGCTCTCGCAGCCGCATTGCCCGCGCACGCCCAAACCACGGGCGATAGCCTGGAAGGGTTTCGCCTGCCCCCCGCCGCACCGGACATCCAAGGCCCGACCACGCCCGACAACCCGATCATCCAACGTCAGGCGCCACAGCCGCAACCGCGGCCGCAGCCGCGGCCCACACCCAAAGTCGATATTCCCAAGCCTGCCGACACGGCGAAGCGCGAGCCCGCGCCCACCCCGCCCCCGGCGCGCACCGCCAAGCCTGCCCCCGCAACGTCCCCGTCAGGCCCGGCCAAGCCCGCCAGCCGCCCGGAACCGGGCACGCAAGCGGCACGCCCCGGCCCCGCATCGCCCACGCCCACGCCGCCCGCCGAGGCACCCGCCCCGGCTCCGGTGGAGGCAGCGCCTGTCACGCCGCCCGTCAGCTCCGCCGCGCCTGCGCCCACCGCAAGCACGCCCGCCCCGACGCAGACAACCGCCCCGCCCCCTCTGCCCGCCTCGCCCGAGACAAGCACCGCCGATTCAGGCACGGCATGGTGGCGCTATCTGGTGGCCGCTCTGCTCGTAGCGATGATGGGCATCGCGGGCGTGCTGTTCTGGCGCCAGCGCCGCAGCAAAGCCCAGTTCGAAGAGATCATGGCGATCGAACGGCCGCGCCTGCGCCCTGCACCGGCCGCGGCACCGGTCGAAAGCGGCGGCACCGGCGAGGTGGAGAGCCCACTGCCGGAAGCGGGCGAGATTTCCGCCACCGCCGACACGCTGGCGGAACCGGACATAGCGGACGGGCCGCTGCGTACGGCGCTTGAAACCCTGAATCTCAGCGTTTCGCTGGTCAACGCAACGCTGTCCTATCAGATCACGGTGACCAACGCTTCGGACCGGCCGGTGCACAATGTCGCCGTTTTCGGCGATCTGGTGTCCGCCCATGCCTCGCTCTCGATCGAGGAACAACTCGCCGGGCCGGGAAGGACGGGCGCGCCGCTGCACAGGGCCGCCGGCCTGCTGCCGGGCCAGAGCGCGTCTTTCAGCGGGCAGTTGCGCCTGCCGATCAGCGCCATCCGCCCGGTGCGCCGCGAACAGGCGGTGATGTTCATCCCTCTTGCCCGGATGCGGATCGAAGCCGAGGGGTTGGAAGCGGCGGTGGTGCAAACCTGCGTGGTGGGCCAGAAGCCTGCCGGGCCGGGCGCCGGTCTGCGCCCATTCCGGCTCGACACCGGCCCACGCGTCTATCCTGATATCGGGCTGCGCGCGCTCGACCTGCCCACACCGCAAGCTGCCTGAACTCCTGGGCTTCTTGCGGCTTCGGTGGAGCCGCATCTCTCTCGATTGTTTCTGGTTGCCGTGATTTCATGGCCAGCAGGTGTTCCACCTGCTGCGAAATCGCTCTAAGCCTGCGCAAGTGAAAAACGACGATCGAACAACGGACTCGGGAACCGGAACCCGCCTTGCGACTGCGGGGCGGCGGCCCGAATGGACCGGGACAGCGGGGCATCCCTCCAGCGTGGTCAATCCGCCGGTCTGGCGGGCCAGCACGCACCTCTATCCCGATGTCGCGGCGCTGAAGAGCGGGGCACAGGCTTCCGATGAAACCCGGTTCTATTACGGCAGGCGCGGCGCGCCGACGCAATGGGCACTGGCCGAAGCGCTGACCGAACTGGAACCGGGGGCCGCGGGCACGCTGCTCTATCCCAGCGGTGTCGCCGCCATCGCCGGGGCCCTGCTGGCGCTGGTCAAGCCCGGCGATCACCTGCTGATGGCCGACAATGTCTATGAACCCAGCCGCACGCTCGGCCGGGGGCTGCTCACCGGTTTCGGCATCGAAACCGAGTTTTTCGATCCGTTGGATTGCGAAAGCTTCGCCCGCCTGATCCGCCCCAACACCCGTGCCGTGCTGCTGGAAGCGCCCGGCAGCCTGACGATGGAAGTGCCGGATATTCCGGCATTCGCCGCCATAGCCCGGGAACGCGGCGTGATCAGCCTGATCGACAACACCTGGGCCAGCCCGCTGGGCTTCCCGGCGTTGGAGCGCGGATGCGATATCGCGATCATGTCGCTGACCAAGCATGTCGGCGGGCATTCGGACGTGATGATGGGCAGCGTGGCAGCCGGGGCCGCACTCTATCCCAAGCTGCGGCGAACCTATCTTCAGCTTGGCCACGTGGTTTCGCCCGACGATGCGGCACTTGCGCTGCGGGGCCTGCGTACATTGCAGGTCCGGCTCGAACGCTCCACCGCCAGCGCTTTGCAGATCGCCCGGTGGCTTGCCGGCCGCCCGGAAGTGGCGCAGGTGCTGTGCCCCATGCTGCCCGGCGCACAGGGGCATGAAACCTGGGCCCGCACGTTCACCGGCGGCTGCGGCCTGTTCAGCTTCCTGTTCCGCGATGGCGACGAGGCGGCGCGGGCGCGCTTTATCGATGCGCTGAGCCTGTTCGGTATCGGCTATAGCTGGGGCGGCTTCGAAAGCCTCGTCGTGCCGGTCGATCCTGCCGGCGCGCGCAGCGCGACCGCCTGGCCGCCACCGGGCGTTGCGCCCGCGGATCGCCTGGGTGTGCGGCTGTCGATCGGGCTGGAGGAACCGGCCGATCTGATCGCCGATCTCGATCGGGCCTTTGCCCGGATGGCCGGGCAATGAGCCAGACGGCGGGGAACCAGGTTTCGGGCGCGGAAGGCTTCACGGCAGCCGTTTCGTCGGAAAACATCACGATCGGCAAGGTGATCCGCACGCTCGACAGCTACAGCATCGATATCGGCAAATCCGACGTTTCGCTGTGGGACGGGATCGTGGTGATCTTCGTCATCATCAGCATGGCTCTGCTGGCCTATTTCACCAGCAAGCTGTCGCACTATCTGCTCAAACGCATTTCCGGGCTGGACGAAGCGCAGAAATTGCTGACCGACAAGCTGGCCAGCATTGCGGTGTGGACCATCGCCATTCTCGTCGGCATCGATTTCCTCGGCATCGATCTGACGGCGCTGGCGGTGTTCTCGGGCGCTTTCGGCCTCGCCATCGGTTTCGGCCTGCAAAAGACGCTGGGCAATCTCATCGCCGGGATCATCCTGCTGATGGACCGTTCGATCAAGCCGGGCGACGTGATCGCGGTCAGCGACATGAGCGGGCGGGAAAGCTTCGGCCAGATCCGCAAAATCGGCATCCGCGCGATTTCGGTGACCACGCGCGACATGAAGGAATACCTGATTCCGAACGAGAACCTGATGGTTAATCAGGTGGAAAACTGGTCCTACAGCACACGCAATGTCCGGGTGAAAGTGCCCGTCCCGGTGGCGTTCGGCACCGATCTCGACCTGGCCGAGAAGCTGATGATGCAGGCCACGCAAAGCGCCGCGCGGGTGCTGGAAATCCCCGAACCCAAAGTCCTGTTGATGGGATTTGGCGAACACCGGATCAATTTCGAAATCCGCTTCTGGATCGTCGACCCCGAAGAGGGGATCGGCGCGGTCTGTTCGGACGTGTTGAAAGGCGTCTGGCGCCTGTTCGGCGAACACGGCATCAGCATCCCTTATCCCCAGCGCGACATCCACATCAAGGATTCCGCCCAGATGGACGAACTGATCGCCGCCATCGCCCGGCGGCAGGGCGAAAAACCGGACAGCTAAAACGGGCCCGCGACCGGGGTAAAGATCAGCTAATCACCGGCAAAACCATTCTCGCTGGAACTCTTGCGCGGGAAAGGTCATCTGGCCGTCATGACACATAGCCCTGCCATTGGAACAGTGCATCTGGTCGGCGCCGGTCCCGGCGATCCCGACCTGCTGACTCTGCGCGCCGCGCGGCTGATCATGCACGCCAAACTGATCGTCCATGACGGGCTGATCGAACCCGCCGTTCTCGAACTGGCCGGTCCGGGCGCACGGATGATCTCCGTCGCCAAGCGCCGCGCGCATCACACCATGCCGCAGGAAGATATCAACGCACTGCTGGTGCGCGAAGCGCTGGCGGGCAACGATGTCGTGCGGCTGAAAGGCGGCGACCCGTTCGTTTTCGGCCGGGGCGGCGAAGAAGCCGAAGCCTGCCATGCCGCCGGGGTGCCGGTGAAGATCGTTCCCGGCATCAGCGCGGCAATGGGCGCCGCCGCATCGGCCGGGATTCCGCTGACGCACCGTGAAGACGCCAGCATCGTCACTTTCGTGGCCGGGCAATGCAAGGGCCTGACCGAGCAGGATTGGGCGGGCCTCGCCGGCAAGGGCCGCACGCTGGTGATCTACATGGGCGTGAAGACCGCGCCGCAGATCGCGGAAAAGCTGATGGCGGACGGGCTCGCCCCCGATGTGCCCGTCGCCGTGGTTGAAAACGCGGCGCGTTCGGATATGCGCGTGCTGCGTACCGCTCTGGCGGGGCTGCCCGATCTTGTGATTCGCGCGAAGGTCAAAAGCCCGGCCCTCATTATCATCGGCGATGTGACCGCGCGCGAAAATGCCGCGCTCGCCCGCGTCGCTCTGGAGGCAATGTCATGAAGATCCTGACCGGAAACGACCTCAAGACCGGGGCCGTCACCTGGTGGACCGGCCAAGACTGGTCGCTCCATGTGGAGGATGCGGCCGATGTCGGCGACGAAGCCGATGCCATCGCCGCCCGCGAGGAAGGCGCCCGCCGTGTCAACGCACCTTATGCGATCGACGCCGTGCGCGAAGAAACGGGCGGCGTTCGCCCCGCCCATATCAAGGACCGCATCCGCGCGCTCGGCCCGACCGTGCGCCCCGACCTAACTCTCAAGCCGGCTGATCCCGAAGTCGGCAACTGGGTGATCTGATGTATCGTTACGACCAATACGACCAGGCTATGGTCGATGCCCGCGTCGCGGAATTCCGCGACCAGACGCGCCGCCGCATCGAAGGCAAGCTGAGCGAGGATCAGTTCAAGCCGCTGCGTTTGCAGAACGGCCTCTACCTCCAGCTCCATGCCTACATGCTGCGCGTGGCCGTGCCCTATGGCACGCTCAATTCCGCACAGATGCATGTGCTGGCCGATATCGCAGACAAGTACGACCGCGGTTATGGCCACTTCACCACCCGCCAGAACATCCAGTACAACTGGATCAAGCTGGAAGACGCGCCCGACATCCTGGCCGATCTGGCCAAAGTCGAAATGCACGCCATCCAGACCAGCGGCAACTGCATCCGCAACATCAGTTCCGATCAGTTCGCAGGCGCCACGGCCGATGAAATCATCGATCCGCGCCCCTATGCGGAACTGCTGCGCCAATGGTCGAGCTTTCATCCGGAATTCCTCGCTTTGCCGCGCAAGTTCAAGATCGCGGTGATCGCCAGCGATACCGACCGCGCAGCCATGAAGCTGCACGATATCGGCATCCGTCTGGTGAAGAGCGATGCCGGCGAACTGGGCGCCGCGTTCTATGTCGGTGGCGGCATGGGCCGCACGCCGATGGTCGCGCCGCTGATCCGCGACTTTGTGCCGCTGGACCAGCTCATCACTTATTCCGAGGCCTGCCTGCGGGTTTACAACCGCTATGGCCGCCGCGACAACAAGTACAAGGCACGGATCAAGATCCTCGTCCATGAACTGGGCAAGGACGAATACGCCCGCCAGGTGGAGGAGGAATTCGCCCACCTGCTGACGCAGAACATCGAACCGCCGCTCGCGGAATTGGAGCGGATTGCCGCGCATTTCACCGATCCGGCTTTCGAAACCGGGCTGAGCGACGATCTCGATCTTTCCGATCCCGATTTCGCCCTGTGGGTGGAACGCAACTGCGCGGCGCACAAGCAGCCGGGCTATATCATCGCCAACATCAGCCTGAAGCCGGTTGGCGGCATTCCGGGCGATGCCTCGGCCGCACAGATCCACCTGATGGCCGATCTCGCCAAGGCATACAGCTTCGACGAACTGCGCGTGACGCATGCGCAGAACATCGTGCTGCCCCACGTGAAGAAGGCCGATCTCTACACCCTGTGGCAGAAGCTGGAAGCGGCGGACCTCGGCACGGCGAATATCGATACCATCGAGGATATCATCGCCTGCCCCGGCCTCGATTATTGCAGCCTCGCCAACGCGCGTTCGATCCCGGTGGCGCAGAAGATTTCCACGCGCTTCGCCGAAACCGGCAAGAGCGACACGCTGGGCGAACTGAAGCTGAAAATCAGCGGCTGCATCAACGCCTGCGGCCACCACCATGCGGGCCACATCGGCATCCTCGGGGTCGACCGCAAGGGCGTGGAGAACTACCAGCTCCTGCTCGGCGGCTGCGAGGGTGACGATACCTCGCTCGGCACGATCACCGGCCCGGGCTTCGATGAAAACGGCATTGTCGGCGCCGTCGAAAAGGCGACCGACGTCTATCTCGCCAACCGGCAGGACGGGGAACGCTTCCTCGACACCTATCGCCGGATCGGCATGGCACCCTTCAAGGAGGCGCTCTATGGTTGATGTGCTGCGCTTTCGCGATGACGAACCGGTGGGCGATCCCGCCGTCACCGTGGACGCCTTTTCCGAGCAGACCAACGCTTCGGCCGTCCGCGTCGAACCGGGCGACGATGCCCGCGATCTGATCCCGTTCCTCGAACAGCTTCGCCTGATCGAAGTCGATTTCCCCTCCTTCATGGACGGGCGCGGCTATTCGGCTGCCCGTATCCTGCGCGAAGCAGGCTACAAGGGCGAACTGCGCGCGGTGGGCGATGTGCTGATCGATCAGCTTTCGCATCTGCGCCGCTGCGGTTTCGATGCCTTTGCGCCTGAAAAGGGGCTCGATCCGGCCGATGTCGAGGCAACCTTCAACCGCTGGCCCGAAGTCTATCAAGCCGCTGCCGACGACCGGCAGCCGATCTGGGCCAAGCGCCACGGGATCACCAATGGCTGAAACCGCACGCCGCATCGACCGCATCGATACCGGAGCACGCTTCACCGCTGAAGACGCGGCCGCGCTCAACGCGCGTTTCGCTGGCGCTTCGCCGGAGGACGTGTTGCGCGCGGTGCTGGTCGATGGGGTGGCGGGCCGCGTCGCGCTAGTCTCCAGCTTCGGCGCCGAAAGCTCCGTACTGCTGCACATGGCGTCGCGTATCGATCCTGCGGTGGCGGTGCTGTTCCTCGAAACGGGCAAGCATTTCGAGGAAACGCTCGCCTATCGCGATCTTCTGGTGGCACGCCTCGGGCTGACCAATCTGATCAATCTCTATCCGGACCCGGTGGCTCTGGCCAACAAGGACGAAAGCGGGCTGCGCTGGTCCTACGATCCGGATGGCTGCTGCGAAATTCGCAAGGTTCTGCCGCTGGCCAAGGCGCTGACCGATTTCGATGCCTCACTCACGGGGCGCAAGGCGTTCCAGTCGGCCACGCGCGCCGATCTGCCGGTCTTCGAACTCGATACCTCCGATTCGGCCGGGCGGCTCAAGGTCAATCCGCTGATCAGCATGACCAAGGCCGATCTCGATGCCTATATGGTGGCGCATGATCTGCCCGCGCATCCGCTGGTCGCCCAGGGTTATCCGTCCATCGGCTGCTCCCCCTGCACCAGCAAGGTCGCACCGGGCGAAGATCCGCGTTCGGGCCGCTGGAAAGGGTGGGACAAGACCGAATGCGGCATTCACGTGCCGACCAGCTCGCCCATCCCCGGCATCGACGAAGAATTGCCCCCGGGATACGAACCGGTCTTCTGATCCGCGATCCGGCGGGAATCGCCGCTGCATCGCGCATAGCTTTCCCCGATCAACGGGCACTGCTATGATGGGCACACCAAAGGAGTGTTCAAATGGGTTCGATGTCGCTTACGCACTGGATCATCGTTGCGATCGTGGTGCTGATCTTGTTCGGCCGCGGCCGGATTTCGGAAACCATGGGCGAATTCGGCAAGGGCCTGCGCAGCTTCAAGGATGGCATGTCCGAAAAGGACGATGCCGATGCGGCCAAGCGCACCGCGCCGCAGATCGGCCAAACCGCCCCGGATGCGGACAAGGCCACGCCGCTCGCCGCCGACAAGGCCAACACCGAACGCTGATCGCTGGTCTATCCCGCCGGTCGGCGGGCGACGCCGCCTATTTCCGAAAGAATGCCGCGGGTTCGGCATAGGTGGCCTGCGGGCTTGCCTGTTGTGCCCCCGGCACGGCGCCTTGCGCCACTTGCTGGCCATAGATCCACGCAAACGGACCGCTGTAGCCAAGCATCGGCATGTAATCGGTCACAACCGTATCGGCCAGCACCCGATCGGTACGGTTGTCGAGGATGTACATGGCCTTGTCCCGGCGAACGGCCAGAACAGCATGCTCCCCCCTGTTATAAGCTTCGCGTACCACCACCAGGAACATATCGTCCGCCGGAATGCCCAGGCGTTCGAGCAGGGCCATTTTCGCGATGGCGAAATCCTCGCAATCGCCCACGCGGTTGCGCAGCGTTTCCGCCGCCGGCGCCCACCGGTCCCCTCCGCGATCCTCCACATAGCGCACGCTGCCGTTCACCCAGCGGTTGACCAGGCCCAGAACCGCGCCGCGCGGCGCCTGGCCCGCCTGCACCAGGAACGCCTGCCATGCGCCTTCCGCCCCATCGAGCGATGGCCCGGCCAACTGCTCCCAATCGGCGGCAAGCGGCTTCGTACGCACCGGCAAGGCCACTTTACCGAACAGGTCGGGTGCGGGCGGGCGCACGATGCAGTCGGCGGCGGGGGCATCCTCGGTGGTTTGCGGGTCGAGCGAGGCGAACAGCGGCCCGAGCGGAGAGCCCGGCCTACCGGATGGCTCGGCCGCCGCTGGGGCAGAGCAGCTCGTCTCCACCGCAGGCTTGTCCGCATGGGCAGGCGTGAACGAGAAAGCAGTGGATGCAAGCACACCCCCGGCAATCCCAGCGCGCAATAGCCTCATTGGCGAATACCCCCACCCTGTCGGCGCAATTCTACAAGAATTATGCCCACAAGCCGAGCGTACCGAGTCAGACCGTGGGGGATTTGCGCCGGAATGCCGCCCGAGGCCGCCGGATAGGCGTCAGAGCCAGCCCTGCTTGCGATACCAGTCAGCCGTGGCCCTGAGCCCGTCACGGGTGCGGATTTCCGGCTTCCAGCGGCGCTCAGGCACCGCATGGCCGGATGTCACCACCCAGTCGGGATGGACCATATAATTGACCCGGTCCGTGCTCAGTTTGACTTTGCCGGGCCGGACCCAGCCTTCGATGCGGGAAATCCAGTCCAGCGTACCGCGCGACATGTGCGGCACCCAGGGCTTGCGCCCCATTGCCGCGCCGATCGCTTCGGCCAGGTCCTTGTGACCCCAACCTTGCGGCTGCCCATCGTCCGGTTCGAACAGGCGATGAGTCACATCTTCGCCGCCATCGACCAATGCCAGCAGCAGCCGGGCCAGATCATCCACATGGATCACCGACGTGCGCCCCGGTGGCGGCATCGGGACCACCCCCCATTTGGCGCCGCGAAACAGTTCGAACATTTCCGTATCGCGCGGGCCATAGACCGCGGGCGGGCGGATGATCGTCCAGTCCAGCCCGCTGGCGGCAACAATCTTTTCCCCGCGCCGCTTCGACGCGCCATAGGCCGACAAGTGCGGTTCCCGCGCCGCGAGCGACGAGACATGAACGAACCGCGGCACACCCGCCGCCAGCGCCGCTTCGACCACCGCCAGCGTGCCTTCGACATTGGCGGCTTCGAATTCGGCTTCATCGGGCGCGTTGACCGCCCCGGCCACGTGGATCACCGCCTCCACGCCATCGACCAGCCG contains:
- a CDS encoding crotonase/enoyl-CoA hydratase family protein, with the protein product MSQYNTIRYETDDGLLRLTLNRPDNLNAFTVEMADELEDAYRRANGDDAVRAIVVTGEGKAFCAGMDLSTGGNVFGLDESQAPTLADLRERPVREAIECGVRDTGGRVALAMYDCLKPIVGAINGAAVGIGATMTLPMDFRLASDRARIGFVFGRLGITPEACSTWFLPRIVGMQQALEWLYKADIFDAAEALDKGLVRSVHAPEDLVGAACAFARSLVADRSPVSIGLIRQMMLHNPAQPHPRAAHDVESLAMFYSSIGDGKEGVQAFLEKRASAFSGKASAMPPFYPWRED
- a CDS encoding AI-2E family transporter, whose translation is MSEGDPRKFEVEDGGFLVLVVLVTIGFALLIAPYFGAILWALVAAILFEPLNRRMEFLLGGRKNLAAALTLLLIIALVIVPAILLGVALVQEMLSIYAMFESGQIDLAQIGERFVASLPGWARQAIASADVSDLDSLRDMFGGGIASGVQALATRALNLGQGALKFIASLGVMLYLTFFLLRDGDALGRKILPAIPLRSGERDTLLRHFVVVVRATMKGTVVVAVVQGALGGTIFWALGIEGALLWGVMMGFFSLVPAVGTGAVWVPVAIYLLVTGSIAEGLILVGCGIFVIGMIDNLLRPILVGKDTRMPDFVVLIATLAGLSIFGLNGFIVGPMIAALFMAVWSMVAEHRRHSNYL
- the queF gene encoding preQ(1) synthase; its protein translation is MNTDEPRDMPLHLGQQSSLPSSPEEAVLDYVPNPRPGALYTIRFSAPEFTSLCPVTGQPDFAHLVIDYAPGATIVESKSLKLFLGSFRNHNGFHEDVTVGIGQRLFEEMQPRWLRIGGYWYPRGGIPIDVFWQSGAAPEGLWVPDQGVANYRGRG
- the metC gene encoding cystathionine beta-lyase codes for the protein MKNDDRTTDSGTGTRLATAGRRPEWTGTAGHPSSVVNPPVWRASTHLYPDVAALKSGAQASDETRFYYGRRGAPTQWALAEALTELEPGAAGTLLYPSGVAAIAGALLALVKPGDHLLMADNVYEPSRTLGRGLLTGFGIETEFFDPLDCESFARLIRPNTRAVLLEAPGSLTMEVPDIPAFAAIARERGVISLIDNTWASPLGFPALERGCDIAIMSLTKHVGGHSDVMMGSVAAGAALYPKLRRTYLQLGHVVSPDDAALALRGLRTLQVRLERSTASALQIARWLAGRPEVAQVLCPMLPGAQGHETWARTFTGGCGLFSFLFRDGDEAARARFIDALSLFGIGYSWGGFESLVVPVDPAGARSATAWPPPGVAPADRLGVRLSIGLEEPADLIADLDRAFARMAGQ
- a CDS encoding mechanosensitive ion channel domain-containing protein, translated to MSQTAGNQVSGAEGFTAAVSSENITIGKVIRTLDSYSIDIGKSDVSLWDGIVVIFVIISMALLAYFTSKLSHYLLKRISGLDEAQKLLTDKLASIAVWTIAILVGIDFLGIDLTALAVFSGAFGLAIGFGLQKTLGNLIAGIILLMDRSIKPGDVIAVSDMSGRESFGQIRKIGIRAISVTTRDMKEYLIPNENLMVNQVENWSYSTRNVRVKVPVPVAFGTDLDLAEKLMMQATQSAARVLEIPEPKVLLMGFGEHRINFEIRFWIVDPEEGIGAVCSDVLKGVWRLFGEHGISIPYPQRDIHIKDSAQMDELIAAIARRQGEKPDS
- the cobA gene encoding uroporphyrinogen-III C-methyltransferase, with protein sequence MTHSPAIGTVHLVGAGPGDPDLLTLRAARLIMHAKLIVHDGLIEPAVLELAGPGARMISVAKRRAHHTMPQEDINALLVREALAGNDVVRLKGGDPFVFGRGGEEAEACHAAGVPVKIVPGISAAMGAAASAGIPLTHREDASIVTFVAGQCKGLTEQDWAGLAGKGRTLVIYMGVKTAPQIAEKLMADGLAPDVPVAVVENAARSDMRVLRTALAGLPDLVIRAKVKSPALIIIGDVTARENAALARVALEAMS
- a CDS encoding DUF2849 domain-containing protein → MKILTGNDLKTGAVTWWTGQDWSLHVEDAADVGDEADAIAAREEGARRVNAPYAIDAVREETGGVRPAHIKDRIRALGPTVRPDLTLKPADPEVGNWVI
- a CDS encoding nitrite/sulfite reductase, coding for MYRYDQYDQAMVDARVAEFRDQTRRRIEGKLSEDQFKPLRLQNGLYLQLHAYMLRVAVPYGTLNSAQMHVLADIADKYDRGYGHFTTRQNIQYNWIKLEDAPDILADLAKVEMHAIQTSGNCIRNISSDQFAGATADEIIDPRPYAELLRQWSSFHPEFLALPRKFKIAVIASDTDRAAMKLHDIGIRLVKSDAGELGAAFYVGGGMGRTPMVAPLIRDFVPLDQLITYSEACLRVYNRYGRRDNKYKARIKILVHELGKDEYARQVEEEFAHLLTQNIEPPLAELERIAAHFTDPAFETGLSDDLDLSDPDFALWVERNCAAHKQPGYIIANISLKPVGGIPGDASAAQIHLMADLAKAYSFDELRVTHAQNIVLPHVKKADLYTLWQKLEAADLGTANIDTIEDIIACPGLDYCSLANARSIPVAQKISTRFAETGKSDTLGELKLKISGCINACGHHHAGHIGILGVDRKGVENYQLLLGGCEGDDTSLGTITGPGFDENGIVGAVEKATDVYLANRQDGERFLDTYRRIGMAPFKEALYG
- a CDS encoding DUF934 domain-containing protein; this encodes MVDVLRFRDDEPVGDPAVTVDAFSEQTNASAVRVEPGDDARDLIPFLEQLRLIEVDFPSFMDGRGYSAARILREAGYKGELRAVGDVLIDQLSHLRRCGFDAFAPEKGLDPADVEATFNRWPEVYQAAADDRQPIWAKRHGITNG
- a CDS encoding phosphoadenylyl-sulfate reductase — its product is MAETARRIDRIDTGARFTAEDAAALNARFAGASPEDVLRAVLVDGVAGRVALVSSFGAESSVLLHMASRIDPAVAVLFLETGKHFEETLAYRDLLVARLGLTNLINLYPDPVALANKDESGLRWSYDPDGCCEIRKVLPLAKALTDFDASLTGRKAFQSATRADLPVFELDTSDSAGRLKVNPLISMTKADLDAYMVAHDLPAHPLVAQGYPSIGCSPCTSKVAPGEDPRSGRWKGWDKTECGIHVPTSSPIPGIDEELPPGYEPVF
- a CDS encoding twin-arginine translocase TatA/TatE family subunit — protein: MGSMSLTHWIIVAIVVLILFGRGRISETMGEFGKGLRSFKDGMSEKDDADAAKRTAPQIGQTAPDADKATPLAADKANTER